In the genome of Anabrus simplex isolate iqAnaSimp1 chromosome 6, ASM4041472v1, whole genome shotgun sequence, one region contains:
- the LOC136876491 gene encoding E3 SUMO-protein ligase PIAS1, with amino-acid sequence MPRHSTRKTRGVHSLPSSCMAESEELKRMVMSFKKQELQTILQFAGLNKLGKKAELQARTMRMVKKGDPSHLAKVRELYDLFGRPHLPGHVTYPVHPDVKLVGLPFYEILGELIKPSSLIPSSPVPKQVANFEFHLTPQQAMSVSTSNLSIEVQMRFCQLLDSPRPQEDFFPPDVNVKVNRLLCCLPAPIPSTKAGVEPKRPQCPVNITPLVLLNPTVPNEISVSWLHEYGRGYVIAVYLVRKLTSSDLLQKLRAKGVRHSAVTLGTIKEKLLGDADCELATTSLKVSLLCPLGKSRMVTPCRANTCQHLQCFDASMYLQMNERKSTWICPVCHESALYENLLIDGYFLQMLSSPKLPQDCTDIVLYEDGLWAPKEEEPIETVPEAPVLDVDNDDLMIIEFKPMKPEKAEKPDKINKISDDIPVIDLISSDEEEESSNIPSAIPECSSDVNISADDPIIVPDSPSSTSSTDSASTTLT; translated from the coding sequence TATGGCCGAATCTGAGGAGTTGAAGCGTATGGTCATGAGCTTCAAGAAGCAGGAACTGCAAACAATCCTACAGTTTGCAGGGCTTAATAAGTTGGGCAAGAAGGCTGAACTACAGGCTAGAACTATGAGAATGGTGAAGAAAGGTGACCCTTCTCACTTGGCAAAAGTGCGTGAATTATACGATTTATTTGGCCGGCCACACTTGCCTGGACATGTCACATACCCTGTTCACCCCGATGTCAAACTTGTGGGCTTGCCCTTCTATGAGATTTTGGGTGAGCTTATTAAACCTTCCAGCCTCATACCTTCATCCCCAGTACCAAAACAAGTTGCTAATTTTGAATTTCACTTGACTCCGCAGCAGGCCATGTCTGTGTCTACTTCAAATCTCTCGATTGAAGTGCAGATGAGATTCTGCCAACTGCTAGATTCACCTCGTCCTCAAGAGGACTTCTTCCCCCCAGATGTTAATGTGAAAGTGAACAGGTTACTATGCTGTCTCCCAGCCCCTATTCCTAGTACTAAAGCAGGTGTGGAGCCCAAGAGACCACAGTGCCCAGTCAATATCACGCCACTTGTCCTGCTAAACCCCACAGTTCCTAATGAAATATCTGTGTCGTGGTTACACGAGTATGGAAGAGGTTATGTTATTGCTGTTTACCTTGTACGCAAATTAACCTCATCAGATCTTTTGCAGAAGCTGCGTGCTAAAGGGGTGCGCCATTCAGCTGTTACGTTGGGCACCATAAAAGAGAAATTGTTAGGTGATGCAGACTGTGAGTTGGCCACAACGTCCCTCAAGGTGTCCCTCCTGTGTCCACTTGGCAAGTCGCGTATGGTCACTCCTTGCCGTGCTAATACCTGTCAGCATCTACAATGTTTTGATGCGTCCATGTACCTCCAGATGAACGAAAGGAAATCGACGTGGATCTGCCCTGTTTGTCATGAGTCAGCATTGTATGAAAATCTACTTATAGATGGGTACTTTCTTCAGATGCTGAGCTCACCTAAACTTCCTCAAGACTGCACTGATATTGTCTTATATGAAGATGGTCTCTGGGCACCTAAGGAAGAGGAACCTATTGAGACTGTGCCAGAGGCACCTGTACTTGATGTAGACAATGATGATCTTATGATTATTGAATTCAAACCAATGAAGCCAGAAAAGGCTGAAAAACCTGACAAAATAAACAAGATTTCAGATGACATCCCTGTTATTGATCTGATTAGTTCAGATGAGGAGGAAGAGAGCAGTAACATTCCTTCTGCTATACCAGAATGTTCTTCTGACGTTAATATCAGTGCAGATGATCCTATTATCGTTCCAGATTCACCTTCATCGACCAGTTCAACTGATAGTGCCAGCACAACACTTACTTAG